In Papaver somniferum cultivar HN1 chromosome 1, ASM357369v1, whole genome shotgun sequence, a genomic segment contains:
- the LOC113348651 gene encoding uncharacterized protein LOC113348651, which yields MRVLFWNINGVARTTTHSKLRELIRDFHPEVFGLAEPKVACSANFGRRLISEGYSSFIINNSTNSGIANLWVCYKDGLHVSVVNSSKQAITIAVDGVYISFVHASYIQTTMRRLWQQLVMQDSITPWLVIGDFNCILRLNEKKGGLEIRSSVIDDFKDWMDDNDLFESDSLGSKFTWCNRQSGTRRSISKLDRAIINAAWLAKFENWRPCRAPFRVRKMWFLHGDFLRVVNESWNLSIHGSPDFIFPYKLKRLKIAMKDWNLRIFGNVNSRLKQDQLRFETAALISDEDPSNTAKLNAMKDAMKNLGDTRLQQLTMLKQKSRNKWLVEGSSNSSFFHNSIRIRKSSNTISELVDMNGTCLTNYEQLRTHVVQFYEDKFNGQDPVIKGDLFDFEHASISVDESNAMDMIPSTEEIKQAVFDLSADSAPGPDGFSGCFYRHCWDVIHGDLTEAIIHCWDAGSIPNGVNSSFIILLAKVRGANTLRNFRPNGLSNFFFKIFTKILATRLGTVLYKLVSEEQSARISVILNGSPEGYFKINKGLRQGDPLSRLIFVLIEDVLSRNITKLFRDKKVTPMVTRGDLLGRYQRASDQTVCCQKSKIYYGGGSSSWCNYIASYLGMSVATFPDRYLGVQIMPGNVRYRHISNVVEKIRNQLVGWRGRLLSFHDRIVLVKSVISSNYIHSMAIYKWPRGLGLTRMATMNKALIMKIWWKIRNSTKKWALFLKEKLFDRKGCIKHSGVKSSIFPGLRSVYNCVEKNTKVLIGDGRDTFLYYDIWFDKTSIAEVLNDYSLDATARVSDILKDGLWDIPEIHLQYLMVAGMELNRMPIPMGGADVRVWMPELKGEFSVKSATELIRQKYSRLEGTQLLWRKEVHPVLAAQNWKFLRGACATYDLIRRRSELWQLRNKAVFEDKKPNWSIFHKCVLKLIQDYSIRLKGHMNNSADDVVLLNYFRVQHRSVKWHQPVACY from the exons ATGCGGGTTCTTTTTTGGAATATCAATGGTGTTGCGCGTACAACAACACATTCTAAGCTTAGGGAGCTGATTAGAGATTTCCATCCTGAAGTTTTTGGTCTTGCTGAACCAAAAGTGGCGTGCTCAGCAAATTTTGGGAGGAGGCTAATTTCTGAAGGTTATTCTTCGTTTATTATTAATAATTCTACTAATTCTGGTATTGCAAATCTTTGGGTTTGTTATAAGGATGGGCTTCATGTTTCTGTAGTTAATTCTAGTAAACAAGCTATTACAATTGCGGTTGATGGTGTGTATATCTCTTTTGTGCATGCTAGCTACATTCAAACTACTATGCGCAGGCTTTGGCAGCAACTAGTTATGCAAGATTCAATTACACCTTGGCTGGTCATAggtgattttaattgtattttgcGTTTGAATGAGAAGAAAGGTGGCTTGGAAATAAGATCGTCTGTTATTGATGATTTCAAAGATTGGATGGATGACAATGATCTTTTTGAATCGGATTCCTTGGGCAGCAAATTCACTTGGTGTAATAGGCAATCTGGTACTAGGCGTTctattagtaagttggatcgtgcaaTTATTAATGCGGCTTGGCTTGCTaaatttgagaattggcg GCCTTGTCGAGCTCCTTTTCGTGTTcgaaagatgtggtttttacatGGGGATTTTCTTCGGGTGGTCAATGAGAGTTGGAATTTGTCTATTCATGGTTCTCCTGATTTTATTTTCCCTTATAAATTGAAGCGGCTGAAGATTGCAATGAAGGATTGGAATCTGAGGATTTTTGGTAATGTGAATTCTCGTTTGAAGCAAGATCAACTTCGTTTTGAGACAGCAGCTCTTATTTCAGATGAGGACCCTAGTAATACTGCTAAACTAAATGCAATGAAGGATGCTATGAAAAATTTAGGTGATACTCGTTTGCAACAGTTAACTATGCTCAAGCAAAAGTCTAGGAACAAATGGTTGGTGGAGGGTTCAAGTAATTCCAGTTTTTTTCATAATAGTATTAGAATTAGAAAAAGTTCTAATACTATTTCGGAACTTGTTGATATGAATGGGACTTGTTTGACAAATTATGAGCAACTTCGTACTCATGTAGTTCAGTTCTATGAAGATAAGTTCAATGGTCAAGATCCGGTGATAAAAGGTGATTTATTTGATTTTGAGCATGCTTCAATTTCTGTTGATGAGAGCAACGCCATGGATATGATTCCTTCCACGGAAGAAATTAAGCAAGCTGTTTTTGATCTGAGTGCAGATAGTGCCCCAGGAccggatggtttctctggttgtttctatcGTCATTGTTGGGATGTTATTCATGGTGATTTAACCGAGGCCATTATTCATTGTTGGGATGCGGGTAGTATTCCAAATGGTGTTAATTCTTCTTTTATCATCTTGCTGGCTAAGGTAAGGGGTGCTAATACTCTTCGAAATTTCAGACCAaatggtcttagtaattttttcttcaaaatttttactaagatcctAGCTACTAGACTTGGTACAGTTTTGTATAAGCTTGtgtctgaagaacag TCTGCTAGAATTTCTGTCATTTTGAATGGTAGTCCGGAAGGTTACTTCAAAATTAACAAAGGTTTGCGTCAAGGTGATCCCCTCTCCCGTTTGATTTTTGTcttgattgaggatgttcttagtagaaataTTACGAAGCTTTTTCGTGATAAAAAGGTGACGCCTATGGTAACTAGAGgtg ACTTGTTGGGAAGATATCAGCGTGCTTCAGATCAGACTGTTTGTTGTCAAAAGAGtaagatttattatggtggtggttcttcgAGTTGGTGTAATTATATTGCATCTTATTTGGGGATGAGTGTAGCTACTTTTCCGGACCGCtatttgggagttcaaattatgcCAGGTAATGTTCGATATCGCCATATTAGCAATGTTGTTGAAAAGATTAGAAATCAGCTTGTTGGTTGGAGAGGGAGGTTATTATCTTTTCATGATCGCATTGTTCTTGTTAAATCAGTAATTTCCAGTAATTACATTCATAGTATGGCTATTTATAAGTGGCCTC GGGGTCTCGGACTAACTCGTATGGCCACTATGAACAAAGCTCTTATTATGAAAATTTGGTGGAAGATTCGTAACTCTACAAAGAAGTGGGCTCTTTTCCTGAAGGAAAAATTATTTGATCGTAAGGGTTGTATTAAGCATTCGGGggttaaatcttctatttttcctgGTTTAAGGAGTGTGTATAATTGTGTGGAAAAGAATACTAAGGTCTTAATTGGTGATGGTAGAGATACTTTTCTTTATTATGACATTTGGTTTGATAAGACTAGTATTGCTGAAGTGCTAAATGATTATTCTCTAGATGCAACAGCTAGAGTTAGTGATATTTTAAAGGATGGCCTTTGGGATATCCCTGAAATTCACTTGCAATACTTGATGGTTGCTGGTATGGAGTTGAATAGGATGCCAATTCCTATGGGTGGAGCTGATGTTAGGGTATGGATGCCGGAGTTGAAGGGTGAGTTCAGCGTTAAGTCTGCAACTGAGTTGATTCGGCAGAAGTATTCTCGGTTAGAAGGTACGCAACTTCTATGGAGAAAAGAAGTTCATCCTGTTCTTGCTGCTCAGAACTGGAAATTCTTACGTGGAGCATGTGCTACGTATGACCTTATCAGGCGCAG GTCGGAGCTATGGCAGTTGCGGAACAAGGCAGTTTTCGAGGATAAAAAGCCTAATTGGAGTATCTTTCATAAGTGCGTTCTGAAGTTGATTCAAGATTATTCAATTCGGCTCAAGGGTCATATGAACAATAGTGCTGATGatgttgttcttctgaactaTTTTAGAGTTCAGCACCGTAGTGTGAAGTGGCATCAACCTGTGGCTTGTTATTGA